One window of the Streptomyces sp. TS71-3 genome contains the following:
- a CDS encoding serine hydrolase, with product MPASRTLPALSLAVVLLGLLPGSVNAPGSPAPGATLPRLAGIGKTKAAALLARDRVGTQFATSGPGIRRADRFRAGSITKTFIATVVLQLAVERRLRLSDTVEQHLPGLVRGQGYDGRRLTLGELLDHTSGLPDFTADTGGTVPVSARAAVRLALSHPPPTSVRSNSFAYSNTDYVLLGMVVEQVTGESYAAEARRRIIKPLHLTGTSFPGARRDLPEPHGRAYTAGGRDVTELDPRVAGAAGELVSTLDDLDRFFGALLGGRLLPRAAVDQMMDTRDTGGVYGLGLYPQRLPCGATVWGHNGRILGSYVRSAGTAGGGRVVTYRVDTDAVPSARAELAVLSSEFCKR from the coding sequence ATGCCCGCATCCCGGACACTCCCGGCTCTTTCGCTGGCCGTGGTCCTGCTCGGGCTGCTCCCCGGCAGCGTGAACGCCCCCGGATCCCCTGCCCCGGGCGCCACTCTTCCCCGGCTCGCCGGGATCGGCAAGACCAAGGCCGCCGCGCTGCTGGCCCGTGACAGAGTGGGTACGCAGTTCGCCACCAGCGGGCCGGGCATCCGGCGCGCCGACCGCTTCCGGGCCGGCAGCATCACGAAGACGTTCATCGCCACGGTCGTGCTGCAACTCGCCGTGGAGCGCCGCCTCAGGCTCTCCGACACCGTGGAACAGCACCTGCCGGGCCTGGTGCGCGGCCAGGGCTACGACGGGCGCCGGCTCACCCTGGGCGAGCTGCTCGACCACACCAGCGGGCTGCCCGACTTCACCGCGGACACCGGCGGCACCGTTCCCGTCTCGGCGCGCGCCGCGGTCCGCCTCGCACTCTCCCATCCGCCCCCGACCTCGGTGCGCAGCAACTCCTTCGCGTACTCCAACACCGACTACGTGCTGCTCGGCATGGTCGTCGAGCAGGTCACCGGGGAGTCCTACGCGGCCGAGGCACGGCGGCGGATCATCAAGCCGCTGCACCTCACGGGTACGTCCTTCCCGGGCGCGCGGCGGGACCTGCCCGAGCCGCACGGGCGCGCGTACACCGCCGGCGGCCGGGACGTCACCGAGCTGGATCCGCGGGTCGCGGGGGCGGCCGGCGAGCTGGTCTCCACCCTGGACGACCTGGACCGCTTCTTCGGCGCGCTGCTGGGCGGGCGGCTGCTGCCCCGCGCGGCGGTGGACCAGATGATGGACACGCGGGACACGGGCGGGGTGTACGGGCTGGGGCTGTACCCGCAGCGGCTGCCCTGCGGGGCGACCGTGTGGGGGCACAACGGTCGCATTCTGGGGAGCTACGTGCGGAGTGCCGGGACCGCTGGCGGGGGGCGGGTGGTGACGTATCGGGTGGACACCGATGCGGTGCCCTCGGCTCGGGCGGAGCTGGCCGTTCTTTCCTCGGAGTTCTGCAAGCGGTGA
- a CDS encoding serine/threonine-protein kinase — MSEADQAGETRQGTGERLLAGRYRLGRVLGRGGMGTVWRAEDETLGRTVAVKELRFPSSDEDEKRRLVTRTLREAKAIARIRNNSAVTVYDVVDEDDRPWIVMELVEGRSLAEVIREDGVLTPKRAAEVGLAVLDVLRSAHGAGILHRDVKPSNVLIAEDGRVVLTDFGIAQVEGDPSITSTGMLVGAPSYISPERARGHRPGPAADLWSLGALLYACVEGVPPYDKGSAIATLTAVMTEPVEHPRNAGPLEPAIYGLLVKDVEQRLDETGARTMLQEVAHAPQPTAPAPASDRATTSLRVSDEARRDGVQGDGSDAPAAGGPATDPAAGAASGPSGTVGIPSGTAGTPSGARTPSESGKPAGAAQERRLRSALRSVRKAAAAASGAAATAVQGRSAARPAESGTATGSGAAASGSTAGSDARAEDAEGSGTAEPRTSEAAGTAPGDTTPPAAKGAPVTSTASDPAQDSDSDAASGSGPAGTDAAAHRSTSGAPDDPPSDPLRKRPRAGGTGDPRVPRAERSTAPDADGPSTERSGSDASGTAPAGDESPSGTAPAGDESPSGTGTESPAATAVFGSVAHGSAAAASSGTGDSKGPGAATDLPGKGLADTTRAAPLGAFGPAGPPRTPPSRPGTATRRTGSGPWNLPHRTLLIVAVVVALAVLGTILALTLPGDDTTPEGKGGGTAATGGGGTSGGKQDNGTGGGQDDGKDTGKDDHGSHGSDDKGSGGGTGDAGKPSGGPTSGTGTGTGEGAAVGTYRDPQGFSLGLPKGWKRTGTDAAGVRFTGPHNQALLLASTNSPKANPVLDWHQQEHYMGLSQYHRIRIDGLEYRGWPAADWEFTFESSGVKRHRIDRGFVTSPKHGYGMMYTANDSEWTSDLSRATWNTFTSTFTPAK, encoded by the coding sequence ATGTCGGAGGCGGATCAGGCGGGGGAGACCCGCCAGGGCACCGGGGAACGTCTCCTGGCCGGGCGGTACCGGCTGGGGAGGGTGCTCGGCCGCGGCGGCATGGGCACGGTCTGGCGCGCGGAGGACGAGACGCTGGGCCGCACGGTCGCGGTCAAGGAACTCCGCTTCCCCTCCAGCGACGAGGACGAGAAGCGACGCCTCGTCACCCGCACCCTCCGCGAGGCGAAGGCCATCGCGCGGATCCGCAACAACAGCGCCGTGACGGTCTACGACGTCGTCGACGAGGACGACCGCCCGTGGATCGTGATGGAACTGGTCGAGGGCAGGTCGCTCGCCGAAGTAATCCGCGAGGACGGGGTCCTGACGCCGAAGCGGGCGGCCGAGGTGGGCCTCGCCGTCCTCGACGTGCTGCGCTCCGCCCACGGAGCGGGAATCCTGCACCGTGACGTGAAGCCCTCCAACGTCCTCATCGCCGAGGACGGCCGCGTCGTCCTCACCGACTTCGGCATCGCCCAGGTGGAGGGCGACCCCTCCATCACGTCGACGGGCATGCTCGTCGGCGCCCCCTCCTACATCTCCCCGGAACGCGCCCGCGGCCACCGCCCCGGCCCCGCGGCCGACCTCTGGTCCCTCGGCGCGCTGCTCTACGCGTGCGTGGAGGGCGTCCCGCCGTACGACAAGGGCTCCGCCATCGCGACCCTGACCGCGGTGATGACCGAGCCCGTGGAGCATCCGCGGAACGCCGGCCCGCTGGAGCCGGCCATCTACGGCCTGCTCGTCAAGGACGTCGAACAGCGCCTCGACGAGACCGGGGCGCGGACGATGCTCCAGGAGGTCGCCCACGCCCCCCAGCCGACGGCTCCAGCCCCGGCCTCCGACAGGGCGACGACCTCTCTGCGCGTGTCCGACGAGGCGCGGCGCGACGGCGTGCAGGGCGACGGGAGCGACGCCCCCGCGGCCGGCGGCCCGGCCACCGACCCGGCCGCCGGGGCCGCGTCCGGCCCTTCCGGCACGGTCGGCATCCCTTCCGGCACGGCCGGCACCCCTTCCGGTGCGCGGACCCCGAGCGAGTCCGGCAAGCCCGCCGGCGCCGCGCAGGAGCGCCGCCTGCGCAGTGCGCTGCGCTCGGTGCGCAAGGCCGCCGCGGCGGCGTCCGGGGCCGCGGCCACCGCGGTCCAGGGAAGGTCGGCGGCCCGCCCTGCGGAATCCGGCACGGCGACGGGCTCGGGCGCTGCGGCCTCCGGGAGCACCGCGGGCTCGGATGCCCGGGCGGAGGACGCCGAGGGCTCCGGCACGGCCGAGCCCCGTACGTCCGAGGCGGCCGGCACGGCCCCCGGAGACACCACGCCGCCCGCGGCGAAGGGCGCCCCGGTGACCAGCACCGCGTCCGACCCCGCGCAGGACTCCGACTCTGACGCGGCCTCCGGTTCCGGACCGGCGGGAACCGACGCAGCCGCGCACCGATCCACGTCCGGCGCCCCGGACGACCCGCCCAGCGACCCGCTGCGCAAGCGGCCCCGTGCGGGCGGCACCGGCGACCCCAGGGTGCCCCGCGCCGAACGGAGCACCGCCCCCGACGCGGACGGCCCGTCCACCGAGCGTTCCGGTTCCGACGCGTCCGGCACCGCACCCGCCGGCGACGAGAGCCCGTCCGGCACCGCACCCGCCGGCGACGAGAGCCCCTCCGGCACCGGCACCGAGAGCCCCGCCGCGACCGCGGTCTTCGGATCGGTGGCCCACGGCTCCGCCGCGGCGGCTTCCAGCGGCACGGGCGACTCCAAGGGGCCGGGCGCGGCCACCGACCTGCCCGGAAAGGGCCTGGCCGACACCACCCGCGCGGCGCCCCTCGGCGCCTTCGGCCCCGCCGGACCGCCCAGGACGCCGCCCTCCCGGCCCGGGACCGCCACGCGCCGCACGGGCTCCGGGCCGTGGAACCTCCCGCACCGCACCCTGCTGATCGTCGCCGTCGTCGTCGCGCTGGCCGTGCTCGGCACGATCCTGGCGCTCACCCTGCCCGGCGACGACACCACGCCCGAGGGGAAGGGCGGCGGCACGGCCGCCACCGGAGGAGGCGGCACGTCCGGCGGCAAGCAGGACAACGGCACGGGCGGCGGCCAGGACGACGGCAAGGACACCGGCAAGGACGACCACGGATCCCACGGATCCGACGACAAGGGTTCCGGCGGCGGTACGGGCGACGCGGGCAAGCCGAGCGGCGGCCCCACCAGCGGGACCGGGACGGGCACCGGCGAGGGCGCCGCCGTCGGCACGTACCGCGACCCGCAGGGCTTCTCCCTCGGCCTGCCCAAGGGCTGGAAGCGCACCGGCACGGACGCCGCCGGCGTGCGCTTCACCGGCCCCCACAACCAGGCCCTGCTCCTCGCGTCGACGAACTCGCCCAAGGCCAACCCCGTGCTCGACTGGCACCAGCAGGAGCACTACATGGGGCTGTCGCAGTACCACCGCATCCGGATCGACGGCCTCGAATACCGCGGCTGGCCCGCGGCGGACTGGGAGTTCACGTTCGAGTCCTCCGGCGTCAAGAGGCACCGGATCGACCGCGGCTTCGTCACCAGCCCCAAGCACGGCTACGGGATGATGTACACGGCGAACGACAGCGAGTGGACGAGCGACCTGAGCCGCGCCACCTGGAACACCTTCACCAGCACCTTCACCCCCGCCAAGTGA
- a CDS encoding protein kinase, producing the protein MRHRSEGGGAVDDYAGRVLADRYRLPLPPSDEYELAQTRAFDTYSGQEVLVRQVPLPEIVEAEVLDADGLPEGFTGRNPAGARRLTGSGMIGGATRTPSDPAVRRAIEAAQAAAQIPDHPRLDQVFDVFAEGGSLWIVSEVVAASPLAALLAEAPLSPYRAAEVAADVLLALRALHAHGWTHRNITTRTVLVCEDGRVMLTGLAAGAAEEALCGYDPTPDDTGAPAGTPGGELPPSPGAMPPGPAGSLTGGGDRPALGAAPGRPGGPFGPVRGPSGPASGRPGAAGPGHPGPASGAGGQAPGAPAGTGTGVPRQIPYRAQSGTDARAARAGAIAAYRAGARAAARIDDEHTDTPTPLPPGLPAARQGDGSPARPQDQDDTPHPPGQIVDPYGVRRPGPPAPRSPQDNQPEVYARSAPDAAQPAPAGTAGATWGEAAGWGAGGAPRRGPATPLAAERARQARMAVVGPVTERWAPEQAGPVHENWQLAPPVGPATDLWALGALLFRAVQGHAPYPEESTPELVEMVCSEPPAFAEECGPLRPVVESLLRQDPAERPDFEELRGWLRSLIRSAPEPDAGAHVVATPPADREKLPIVRRRGELVRRRKGTVVATGRGRHKAGRGGGPRRLGRTLLVVIMLGLAAAVAYAMVFMPKSSDAGQQAAGEPTGSPAPGSSSDTGAQGGATGQGDQDSAAPGQPSDSHPPQTTPLDVPPGFTVKNDSAGFRIAVPDGWQRQGKNSLGQVVYGKGGFQLIVVPGRDTAKQYGSDPMVYEREKERELQPFRESSWATSSGLRTTEVGDRIMAEGQFTWQGDGGEVYVRNLALLVGGHYHVVQVRGPESQRDKVDGYYTQASATYQYTG; encoded by the coding sequence ATGCGACACCGATCGGAAGGGGGCGGCGCCGTGGACGACTACGCGGGTCGGGTACTCGCCGACCGCTACCGCCTGCCCCTCCCCCCGTCCGACGAGTACGAGCTGGCCCAGACACGCGCGTTCGACACCTACAGCGGCCAGGAGGTGCTGGTCCGCCAGGTGCCGCTGCCGGAGATCGTCGAGGCTGAGGTGCTCGACGCCGACGGCCTGCCCGAGGGCTTCACCGGCCGGAACCCCGCGGGCGCCCGGCGGCTCACCGGCAGCGGCATGATCGGCGGCGCCACCCGGACCCCCTCCGACCCGGCGGTGCGCCGCGCCATCGAGGCCGCCCAGGCGGCCGCGCAGATCCCCGACCACCCCCGGCTCGACCAGGTCTTCGACGTCTTCGCGGAAGGCGGCTCGCTCTGGATCGTGAGCGAGGTGGTCGCCGCCAGCCCGCTGGCCGCCCTACTCGCCGAGGCCCCCTTGTCGCCGTACCGCGCGGCGGAGGTCGCGGCCGACGTCCTCCTCGCCCTCCGTGCCCTGCACGCGCACGGCTGGACCCACCGCAACATCACCACGCGCACGGTCCTGGTCTGCGAGGACGGCCGGGTGATGCTCACCGGACTGGCCGCCGGCGCCGCGGAAGAGGCCCTGTGCGGGTACGACCCGACGCCGGACGACACCGGGGCCCCCGCCGGTACGCCCGGCGGCGAGCTCCCGCCGTCACCGGGCGCGATGCCACCCGGTCCCGCCGGCTCCCTCACCGGCGGCGGGGACCGGCCCGCCCTCGGTGCCGCACCCGGCCGGCCCGGGGGCCCCTTCGGCCCCGTCCGGGGGCCCTCCGGCCCGGCTTCCGGCCGTCCCGGTGCGGCGGGCCCCGGCCACCCCGGCCCCGCGTCCGGAGCCGGCGGCCAGGCACCCGGGGCGCCCGCCGGCACGGGGACCGGCGTCCCCCGGCAGATCCCGTACCGGGCGCAGAGCGGCACGGACGCGAGAGCGGCCCGCGCCGGTGCCATCGCGGCCTACCGCGCAGGCGCCAGAGCCGCCGCCCGCATCGACGACGAGCACACCGACACGCCCACACCCCTGCCCCCGGGCCTGCCCGCGGCCCGCCAGGGCGACGGCTCCCCGGCCCGCCCCCAGGACCAGGACGACACCCCGCACCCGCCGGGCCAGATCGTCGACCCCTACGGAGTACGCCGCCCCGGGCCCCCCGCTCCGAGGTCCCCGCAGGACAACCAGCCCGAGGTCTACGCGCGCTCCGCGCCGGACGCCGCCCAGCCCGCGCCCGCCGGCACCGCCGGAGCCACCTGGGGCGAGGCCGCCGGCTGGGGCGCCGGCGGAGCGCCGCGGCGCGGTCCCGCCACCCCGCTGGCCGCCGAGCGGGCCCGCCAGGCCCGGATGGCCGTGGTCGGCCCCGTCACCGAGCGCTGGGCCCCCGAGCAGGCCGGCCCCGTCCACGAGAACTGGCAGCTCGCCCCGCCCGTGGGCCCCGCCACCGACCTGTGGGCCCTGGGCGCGCTGCTGTTCCGGGCCGTTCAGGGACACGCCCCGTACCCGGAGGAGAGCACCCCCGAGCTGGTCGAGATGGTGTGCTCCGAGCCACCCGCCTTCGCCGAGGAGTGCGGTCCGCTGCGCCCCGTCGTGGAGTCGCTGCTCCGTCAGGATCCGGCCGAGCGGCCGGATTTCGAGGAGCTGCGCGGCTGGCTGCGCTCCCTGATCCGGTCGGCGCCGGAGCCCGACGCGGGCGCGCACGTCGTCGCCACCCCTCCCGCCGACCGGGAGAAGCTGCCCATCGTGCGGCGCCGCGGCGAGCTGGTCCGCCGCCGCAAGGGCACGGTCGTGGCCACCGGCCGCGGGCGGCACAAGGCGGGCCGGGGCGGCGGGCCGCGGCGGCTCGGCCGGACGCTCCTCGTGGTGATCATGCTGGGCCTCGCGGCGGCCGTGGCCTACGCGATGGTCTTCATGCCCAAGTCGAGCGACGCGGGTCAGCAGGCGGCCGGCGAGCCCACCGGATCCCCGGCGCCGGGGTCGTCCTCGGACACCGGCGCGCAGGGCGGCGCCACCGGCCAGGGCGACCAGGACAGCGCCGCGCCCGGCCAGCCCTCCGACTCCCACCCGCCGCAGACGACCCCGCTCGACGTGCCGCCCGGCTTCACGGTGAAGAACGACAGCGCCGGCTTCCGGATAGCCGTGCCCGACGGGTGGCAGCGGCAGGGCAAGAACTCCCTCGGGCAGGTCGTCTACGGCAAGGGCGGCTTCCAGCTGATCGTGGTGCCCGGCCGGGACACCGCCAAGCAGTACGGATCCGACCCGATGGTCTACGAGCGCGAGAAGGAGCGCGAGCTCCAGCCCTTCCGCGAGTCCAGCTGGGCCACCAGCAGCGGGCTGCGCACCACCGAGGTCGGCGACCGGATCATGGCGGAGGGCCAGTTCACCTGGCAGGGCGACGGCGGCGAGGTCTACGTCCGCAACCTCGCGCTCCTCGTCGGCGGCCACTACCACGTCGTGCAGGTCCGGGGCCCCGAGTCCCAGCGCGACAAGGTGGACGGCTACTACACCCAGGCGTCGGCGACCTACCAGTACACGGGCTGA
- a CDS encoding serine/threonine-protein kinase: MQGLLLAGRYRLGESIGRGGMGRVWRAHDELLHRVVAVKELTAAQYASESERTVLLARTQTEARAAARINHPAVVTVHDVLEHDDRPWIVMELVEGGSLADVVKESGALEPRYAARVGVWVLRALRAAHAAGVLHRDVKPGNVLLAKDGRVLLTDFGIAQVEGDTTLTKTGEVVGSVDYLAPERVRGADPGPASDLWALGATLYTAVDGSSPFRRTTPLATMQAVVDEDPSEPAGAGPLGPVITALLHKDPALRPSAEEAEAMLAEAAEGRRPTAAQEYLPTSVHPYENPTRNQSAAQGQHPQDAPGGGAYGPHQPYGAFGPAAAAGSGYGYPGAGPQPEPVTTHHPSSHTPPGSHTPPGSHTPPGSHTPPGSHTPPGSHTPPGSHTPPGPLISSAQQTAPASTGAPGRRSRRGWIVLASVVAAAVLMGGGTVLGLHYADKGGKDAASHSPALSSSPDAPGPAGPPEQAGGIPPDWRRVDDVEGFSLMLPPRWHRQANGSQIDYTPDRGNHFVRISVDRSPDWENPYMHQLDLEKQLHDKLPQYHRGELTENTFRDRPGSLWEFTWTAVPSDSFPGPRHAIEQTYLDRDGTEYAIYMSSPDADWDTTRLQFDRVLRGWQPARKGSVAGSDGSQNGGGDGGDSSDDGDDGSE; the protein is encoded by the coding sequence ATGCAAGGCCTGCTCCTCGCGGGGCGCTACCGGCTCGGTGAGTCCATCGGACGGGGCGGCATGGGCCGCGTGTGGCGCGCCCATGATGAGTTGCTGCACCGCGTCGTGGCGGTGAAGGAACTGACCGCCGCCCAGTACGCGTCCGAGAGCGAACGCACGGTGCTGCTGGCGCGCACCCAGACCGAGGCCCGCGCCGCCGCCCGCATCAACCACCCCGCCGTCGTCACCGTCCACGACGTGCTGGAGCACGACGACCGGCCGTGGATCGTGATGGAGCTGGTCGAGGGCGGTTCCCTCGCGGACGTCGTCAAGGAGTCGGGCGCGCTCGAACCGCGGTACGCCGCCCGCGTCGGCGTCTGGGTGCTCCGCGCGCTGCGCGCCGCCCACGCCGCCGGCGTGCTGCACCGCGACGTCAAGCCCGGCAACGTCCTGCTCGCGAAGGACGGCAGGGTGCTCCTGACCGACTTCGGCATCGCGCAGGTGGAGGGCGACACCACGCTGACCAAGACCGGCGAGGTCGTCGGCTCGGTGGACTACCTGGCGCCGGAGCGGGTGCGCGGCGCCGACCCAGGCCCGGCGTCCGACCTGTGGGCGCTCGGGGCGACGCTCTACACCGCGGTGGACGGCAGCTCGCCGTTCCGGCGGACCACGCCGCTGGCCACCATGCAGGCCGTCGTCGACGAGGACCCTTCCGAGCCGGCCGGCGCCGGGCCGCTCGGCCCCGTCATCACCGCGCTGCTGCACAAGGACCCGGCCCTGCGCCCCAGCGCGGAGGAGGCCGAGGCGATGCTCGCGGAGGCCGCGGAGGGCCGCAGGCCCACGGCCGCGCAGGAGTACCTGCCCACCAGCGTGCACCCCTACGAGAACCCGACGCGGAACCAGAGCGCCGCGCAGGGGCAGCACCCGCAGGACGCGCCGGGCGGCGGGGCGTACGGCCCGCACCAGCCCTACGGCGCCTTCGGGCCCGCGGCAGCGGCCGGGAGCGGCTACGGGTATCCCGGCGCAGGCCCGCAGCCGGAGCCGGTGACGACGCATCACCCCAGCTCGCACACGCCCCCGGGGTCACACACGCCTCCCGGCTCGCACACGCCTCCTGGCTCGCACACGCCCCCCGGGTCACACACGCCTCCTGGCTCGCACACCCCGCCCGGCTCGCACACGCCTCCGGGGCCGCTCATATCCTCCGCGCAGCAGACGGCACCCGCGTCCACGGGCGCGCCCGGGCGGCGGAGCCGGCGCGGCTGGATCGTTCTGGCGAGCGTCGTCGCGGCGGCCGTGCTGATGGGCGGCGGCACCGTGCTCGGCCTGCACTACGCGGACAAGGGCGGCAAGGACGCCGCCTCCCATTCCCCCGCTCTCTCCTCCTCGCCCGACGCCCCGGGCCCCGCGGGGCCTCCGGAGCAGGCCGGCGGGATCCCGCCCGACTGGCGGCGGGTCGACGACGTCGAGGGCTTCAGCCTGATGCTGCCGCCGCGCTGGCACCGGCAGGCCAACGGCTCCCAGATCGACTACACGCCCGACCGCGGCAACCACTTCGTGCGGATCAGCGTCGACCGGTCCCCGGACTGGGAGAACCCGTACATGCACCAGCTCGACCTGGAGAAGCAGCTCCACGACAAGCTGCCCCAGTACCACCGCGGCGAGCTGACCGAGAACACCTTCCGCGACCGGCCCGGATCGCTCTGGGAGTTCACCTGGACCGCGGTGCCCTCCGACTCCTTCCCCGGACCCCGGCACGCCATAGAACAGACGTACCTGGATCGGGACGGCACCGAATACGCGATCTACATGTCGTCGCCGGACGCGGACTGGGACACCACCCGCCTGCAGTTCGACCGCGTACTGAGGGGCTGGCAGCCCGCACGGAAGGGTTCCGTGGCCGGATCCGACGGCTCACAGAACGGCGGCGGGGACGGCGGCGACAGCTCGGACGACGGGGACGACGGCAGCGAGTGA